A genomic window from Bradyrhizobium sp. SK17 includes:
- the dsbD gene encoding protein-disulfide reductase DsbD — MRNACLRILFGLLLLTPVAASAQAQSPPGADKVFQLNVAHGAEGALILNWVIAPGNYLYRDKIKITSRQGASIRASTPAGDMKDDPSFGETEIYHGQAQASVSAKSLGDLNDLVVSYQGCAEQGICYPPVTKTIDLKTLSIAGPTARATAPAQSNSNWVSDPSLERPSASHADATTQPDNLDLGGSVVSMLAAFVGFGLLLAFTPCVFPMIPILSGMLAQSGEKLTARRGFVLSGVYVVAMALAYASLGVVVAWSGQNLQAALQTPLALGLMSAIFVALALSMFGLYDLQLPQSWQSRLAGAGSRRAGSVGGAAVMGFGSALIVGPCVTPPLAAALVYVAQTGNAWRGASALFALGIGMGLPLLAFGTFGASILPRSGPWLAHIKHVFGFVFLGVAIWMISRVLPTWLVIVLWGVGLVGTGIYLAAPQLRERSRGQAWRKWPVLAGVASAGFGGLLMISAVVGSFGLPGQLTGIPGFATITAAHAAKFETVTTPQALDEAIASARQNGKPVVLDFSAEWCVECKVMDRTVFSDSAVLARLHDFTLIRADATNYNEDTRSLMKRFGVVGPPTVVFLGARDSKEITGARIVGPVDSTTFLKRLNQLQPS; from the coding sequence TGCTTACGCCCGTGGCTGCGTCCGCGCAGGCGCAGAGCCCTCCGGGTGCGGATAAGGTTTTCCAGCTTAATGTTGCCCACGGCGCGGAAGGTGCCTTGATCCTGAACTGGGTCATTGCGCCAGGCAATTACCTCTATCGCGACAAGATCAAGATCACGAGCCGGCAGGGTGCTTCGATTAGGGCAAGTACACCAGCCGGAGACATGAAAGACGATCCATCGTTTGGCGAAACGGAGATCTATCACGGTCAGGCGCAGGCCTCCGTGTCAGCGAAGTCACTGGGCGATCTAAACGACCTTGTGGTGTCCTATCAGGGATGCGCCGAGCAAGGGATCTGCTATCCGCCAGTCACAAAAACCATTGATTTGAAAACACTATCGATTGCCGGACCGACTGCTCGGGCAACGGCGCCGGCCCAATCGAACAGCAACTGGGTGTCCGATCCGTCTTTGGAGCGGCCAAGCGCATCTCATGCGGATGCAACGACACAGCCGGATAATCTCGATCTCGGCGGAAGTGTTGTCTCAATGCTGGCCGCCTTTGTCGGATTTGGCCTGTTGCTGGCCTTCACGCCGTGCGTATTCCCAATGATTCCGATCCTTTCAGGAATGCTCGCGCAATCAGGCGAGAAGCTGACGGCCCGACGTGGCTTTGTGCTGTCAGGCGTCTACGTCGTCGCCATGGCGCTCGCGTACGCGTCACTGGGGGTGGTTGTCGCCTGGTCGGGGCAGAACCTGCAAGCCGCGCTTCAAACGCCGCTCGCGCTAGGTTTGATGAGCGCAATTTTCGTGGCGCTCGCTCTCTCGATGTTCGGTCTTTACGATCTGCAGCTTCCGCAAAGCTGGCAGAGCCGCCTGGCCGGTGCCGGTAGCCGCCGTGCTGGATCAGTTGGCGGGGCCGCAGTCATGGGATTCGGCTCTGCATTGATCGTAGGCCCGTGCGTCACGCCACCCCTGGCCGCGGCTCTGGTCTATGTCGCTCAGACCGGAAACGCGTGGCGTGGAGCGTCGGCGCTGTTCGCGCTGGGAATCGGGATGGGTTTGCCGTTGCTGGCGTTCGGGACGTTCGGCGCAAGCATCTTGCCTCGATCTGGACCGTGGCTGGCACATATAAAGCACGTGTTCGGCTTTGTTTTCCTCGGCGTGGCGATCTGGATGATCTCGCGCGTTCTTCCAACCTGGCTCGTTATTGTTTTGTGGGGCGTGGGCCTCGTCGGGACAGGCATCTACCTGGCCGCTCCACAGCTACGTGAGCGAAGCCGGGGACAAGCATGGCGCAAATGGCCTGTCTTGGCGGGCGTTGCTTCAGCCGGCTTTGGTGGGCTTCTGATGATTTCCGCCGTTGTTGGCTCGTTCGGCTTGCCGGGACAACTCACCGGAATTCCCGGCTTCGCAACAATCACCGCCGCGCACGCGGCCAAATTCGAGACCGTCACCACGCCGCAAGCGCTCGATGAGGCGATTGCAAGCGCGCGTCAGAATGGCAAGCCCGTCGTGCTCGATTTCTCGGCCGAATGGTGCGTCGAATGCAAGGTCATGGATCGCACCGTATTCTCAGACTCAGCCGTATTGGCGCGTTTGCACGACTTCACGCTGATCCGTGCGGACGCCACCAACTACAACGAAGATACCCGGTCGTTGATGAAGAGATTCGGCGTTGTCGGGCCACCCACGGTTGTTTTCCTCGGCGCGCGAGACAGCAAGGAAATAACCGGCGCAAGAATCGTCGGTCCCGTCGACTCAACCACATTCCTGAAGCGGCTCAATCAGCTTCAACCGTCCTGA
- a CDS encoding DsbA family protein, translating to MFATRPSNFSPRLLLSLALLMPMTVSHAFAQDADTSTEAIQNDPATPVAGNPKGDLTIVTFFDYNCPFCKKAEPALEQVVKEDGHIRLVYKDWPILTKASVYGAQLALAAKYQGKYDAVHAALMSIPGPKIPEDQMLAAIRKSGVDMDKLDADLKAHGDEITALLRRNLAQADSLGLQGTPAYLVGHYKVTSALTYDGFKRAVADARAQAKK from the coding sequence ATGTTCGCCACACGTCCAAGCAATTTTTCACCGCGCCTGCTTCTCTCATTGGCCCTCTTGATGCCGATGACCGTTTCGCACGCGTTCGCGCAGGATGCCGATACGTCCACAGAGGCCATCCAGAACGACCCGGCCACTCCCGTCGCGGGAAATCCGAAAGGCGATCTGACAATCGTGACCTTCTTCGATTACAACTGTCCGTTCTGCAAGAAAGCAGAGCCAGCGTTGGAGCAGGTCGTAAAAGAGGATGGCCATATTCGCCTTGTTTATAAGGATTGGCCGATCCTTACCAAAGCATCCGTCTATGGCGCGCAGCTCGCGCTGGCCGCCAAATATCAGGGCAAATACGATGCGGTTCACGCCGCGCTGATGTCGATTCCCGGTCCGAAGATTCCCGAAGACCAGATGCTTGCAGCGATCCGCAAATCTGGCGTCGATATGGACAAGCTCGATGCCGATCTCAAGGCGCACGGCGACGAGATCACTGCGCTGCTCAGGCGCAACCTTGCCCAAGCCGATTCGTTAGGATTGCAGGGAACCCCAGCCTATCTTGTCGGCCATTACAAAGTGACGTCTGCCCTGACTTACGACGGATTCAAGCGTGCGGTGGCGGACGCGCGTGCCCAGGCAAAGAAATAA
- a CDS encoding L,D-transpeptidase, with product MARLVTNSLTCFRRAGNAAMVFAGIAVLAGCTTTSSTPAPVAFSAQANPAAAQAYAATTNEPYKVDAIDVADIDPKYLRQVVDFPTREPVGTIVVDPHERFVYLVQEHGKALRYGVGVGKEGLEFTGTATIEYKKKWPHWTPTNDMIKREPARYKPWQKGMDGGARNPLGARALYLFKNGKDTLFRIHGTTEPWSIGKAVSSGCIRMVNQDIIDLYSRVPDGSKVVVR from the coding sequence ATGGCACGACTTGTGACGAACTCGCTCACCTGCTTTCGACGGGCCGGTAACGCCGCAATGGTTTTTGCCGGAATAGCGGTGTTAGCCGGATGCACCACAACGTCATCCACACCGGCGCCCGTAGCGTTTTCGGCACAGGCAAACCCGGCTGCGGCCCAGGCTTACGCCGCAACCACCAACGAACCGTACAAAGTGGACGCCATCGACGTCGCTGACATCGACCCCAAATACCTTCGCCAAGTGGTCGATTTTCCGACCCGGGAGCCAGTCGGAACAATCGTCGTCGATCCGCACGAGCGGTTTGTCTACCTGGTGCAAGAACATGGAAAAGCGCTGCGCTACGGCGTCGGTGTTGGGAAAGAGGGTCTCGAATTCACGGGGACTGCGACGATTGAGTACAAGAAAAAATGGCCGCATTGGACGCCGACAAATGACATGATCAAGCGCGAACCTGCACGATACAAACCTTGGCAGAAAGGCATGGACGGCGGTGCACGAAATCCGTTGGGCGCGCGTGCTTTGTATCTTTTCAAGAATGGCAAGGATACGCTGTTTCGCATTCATGGCACGACGGAGCCTTGGAGTATTGGCAAAGCCGTCTCGTCTGGCTGCATTAGAATGGTCAATCAGGACATTATTGATCTCTACAGCCGGGTGCCTGATGGTTCGAAAGTTGTGGTTCGGTGA
- a CDS encoding isoprenylcysteine carboxylmethyltransferase family protein encodes MEVQMIVDNSQSPNSVPWPPLILAVAMAASLGLGQLVPLPLPSDLWLQIMGSIVAFVGVALDLWAILTMRRLHTNILPHRAAGRLVTTGPFRFTRNPIYVGNATLMAGIGFAFGNFWFVLLGVVSALVVDRLAIRREERHLGARFGQDWLDYASRVPRWLI; translated from the coding sequence ATGGAAGTCCAGATGATCGTGGATAACAGTCAAAGTCCAAATTCGGTGCCGTGGCCGCCGCTCATTTTGGCGGTAGCGATGGCTGCGAGTCTCGGGCTTGGTCAACTGGTCCCTTTACCTTTGCCGAGCGATCTCTGGCTACAAATTATGGGATCCATCGTTGCGTTCGTTGGCGTCGCGCTCGATCTATGGGCCATTTTGACGATGAGACGGCTTCATACCAACATTCTTCCTCATCGTGCCGCGGGCCGGCTTGTGACCACAGGGCCATTCAGATTCACGCGCAATCCAATCTACGTCGGTAACGCGACTTTGATGGCGGGTATCGGCTTCGCTTTCGGGAATTTCTGGTTTGTCCTCCTGGGGGTTGTTTCCGCCCTTGTTGTGGATCGACTGGCCATTCGCCGTGAAGAGCGTCACCTAGGAGCGCGCTTTGGTCAGGACTGGCTCGACTATGCATCTCGGGTCCCGAGATGGCTCATCTGA
- a CDS encoding transcriptional initiation protein Tat, whose amino-acid sequence MTMIGRRTALQALGLGVVAGALSVSTNQASAKEVDGSMLVPSDGHHLKELSEHLAKLPRRRDFKTVPMILTETDQWDAEALKSVIAYKSPYKQVWDNTEIGSPWLNLMRNSINAQVWSFKHPDFLAVSATHGTAHLALFDDTIWEKYQLTKLAGDKFKSNTLIKESSAAKADPKNFEDADGVFSPADNSIPVLMRRGVVFLSCHNAIWEEAAALLKAESNPDKLTHEQLAAELTNHLLPGVVLTPGAVGTLPELQRAGFHYAK is encoded by the coding sequence ATGACCATGATTGGAAGACGGACCGCGCTGCAAGCGCTGGGACTGGGAGTTGTTGCAGGTGCCCTCAGCGTGTCTACAAATCAAGCGTCGGCGAAGGAGGTTGACGGATCTATGCTCGTTCCATCGGACGGGCATCATCTCAAAGAACTATCTGAACATCTCGCCAAACTGCCAAGACGCCGAGACTTCAAGACCGTTCCCATGATCCTGACGGAAACCGATCAATGGGATGCCGAGGCCCTGAAATCCGTTATTGCGTACAAATCGCCATACAAACAGGTTTGGGACAACACCGAGATTGGCAGCCCGTGGCTCAACCTGATGCGTAATTCGATCAATGCCCAGGTATGGTCGTTCAAGCACCCTGACTTTCTGGCGGTATCGGCGACTCATGGCACGGCGCACCTTGCACTCTTCGACGATACGATTTGGGAAAAATACCAACTGACGAAGCTCGCAGGCGATAAGTTCAAATCGAACACCCTGATCAAGGAATCGTCTGCTGCGAAAGCAGACCCAAAGAATTTTGAGGACGCCGATGGCGTGTTCTCACCGGCGGACAATTCCATTCCGGTATTGATGAGACGTGGCGTCGTGTTTCTGTCCTGCCACAATGCAATATGGGAAGAGGCCGCCGCACTTCTCAAGGCTGAGAGTAACCCCGACAAGCTGACTCACGAGCAACTCGCGGCGGAGCTGACGAACCATCTTTTGCCTGGGGTGGTGCTCACACCAGGCGCGGTTGGAACGCTGCCCGAGTTGCAACGAGCGGGCTTTCACTACGCCAAATAA
- a CDS encoding substrate-binding domain-containing protein, which produces MAREGWKGQAETPLYKGDVFPPWQNGENNDVVNRGFEFTIPEVNSLADFHGDVTDPKLVLYVGGNYFFAMAPLVKAFEEKHQEYKGKIYWETIPPGLLVKQMKAGGTITSGNMTWTAKPDAYFAGLVKVKQLINDGLLVAPAVPYVTNTLTIMVPKDNPAQVKGLADLGQAKVRLAMPNPEFEGIARQIKASLQKAGGEKLAKAVYEDKLKDGSTVLTHIHHRQTPLFLIQGVADAGVTWQFEAIFQEQVGHPISHVEIPTEQNTVAIYAGAEVKDAAHPDAAKAWLDFIKSPAALGIFERYGFKRYEAAGK; this is translated from the coding sequence ATGGCCCGCGAGGGCTGGAAAGGGCAGGCCGAAACTCCGCTCTACAAGGGAGATGTTTTCCCTCCGTGGCAAAACGGAGAGAATAACGATGTTGTGAATCGGGGTTTCGAGTTCACCATTCCGGAGGTCAACAGTCTGGCCGATTTTCACGGCGACGTAACGGACCCCAAGCTAGTTCTTTACGTTGGCGGCAACTACTTTTTTGCGATGGCGCCACTTGTAAAGGCGTTTGAGGAGAAGCATCAGGAATACAAGGGCAAGATTTACTGGGAGACAATTCCGCCGGGCTTGCTCGTCAAGCAAATGAAAGCTGGCGGAACGATCACCTCGGGCAACATGACATGGACGGCCAAGCCGGATGCCTATTTTGCCGGCCTTGTGAAGGTCAAGCAGTTGATCAATGACGGTTTGCTGGTCGCGCCTGCGGTGCCTTATGTGACCAACACGTTGACGATCATGGTGCCGAAGGACAACCCAGCTCAGGTTAAGGGCTTGGCTGATCTCGGGCAGGCCAAGGTTCGGCTGGCGATGCCCAATCCCGAATTCGAAGGGATTGCCCGCCAGATCAAGGCGTCGTTGCAAAAGGCTGGTGGCGAAAAGCTGGCAAAAGCTGTGTACGAGGACAAGCTGAAGGACGGCAGTACTGTCCTGACCCACATCCATCACCGCCAGACGCCGTTATTTTTGATCCAGGGCGTGGCTGACGCCGGGGTGACCTGGCAATTCGAAGCCATTTTTCAGGAGCAGGTCGGTCATCCGATCTCTCACGTTGAAATTCCGACCGAGCAGAACACCGTTGCGATTTATGCCGGTGCTGAAGTGAAGGATGCTGCACACCCAGACGCAGCAAAGGCGTGGCTCGACTTTATAAAGTCGCCTGCCGCCCTCGGTATTTTCGAACGCTACGGATTCAAGCGCTACGAAGCAGCGGGCAAATGA
- a CDS encoding IS3 family transposase (programmed frameshift): MRQKSGPGKAPAEQVLKDIRRQTRRQYSAEEKIRIVLEGLRGEENISELCRREGIAASMYYGWSKEFLEAGKRRLAGDTARAATPGEVKDLRREATALKEVVADLTLENRLLKKKYERGWGERGMRYPASEKAEIIELVEQSHLPAKRTLDKLGVPRSTFYRWYDRYCEGGPEALADHRSRPDRVWNRIPDDVRRQIIDLALELPELSPRELAVRFTDERKYFVSEASVYRLLKAHDLITSPAYVVIKAANEFKDKTTAINQLWQTDFTYLKITGWGWYYLSTVLDDFSRYIVAWRLGPTMCASDVTATLDQALAASGLDHITVAHRPRLLSDNGASYVAGDLANWLESKGMQHVRGAPYHPQTQGKIERWHQTLKNRILLENYYLPGDLERQIGAFVEHYNQVRYHESIENVTPADVYFGRAETILAERRRIKLATIATRRLQHRLQAA, translated from the exons ATGAGACAGAAATCCGGACCGGGCAAAGCGCCGGCAGAACAAGTGCTGAAGGATATTCGGCGCCAGACGCGTCGGCAGTATTCGGCGGAGGAGAAGATCCGCATCGTGCTGGAAGGACTGCGCGGCGAGGAGAACATCTCCGAGCTGTGCCGCCGCGAAGGCATCGCCGCCTCGATGTATTACGGCTGGTCCAAGGAGTTCCTGGAGGCCGGCAAACGCCGATTGGCCGGTGACACGGCGCGAGCCGCAACACCTGGCGAGGTGAAGGATCTTCGCCGTGAAGCTACCGCTTTGAAAGAGGTCGTTGCCGATCTTACCCTGGAGAACCGTCTGCTTA AAAAAAAGTATGAACGGGGATGGGGAGAGCGAGGCATGAGATATCCCGCATCCGAGAAGGCCGAGATCATCGAGTTGGTCGAGCAGTCACATCTGCCGGCCAAGCGCACGCTGGACAAACTCGGCGTTCCTCGCTCGACGTTCTACCGCTGGTATGACCGATATTGCGAAGGCGGCCCTGAAGCGCTGGCTGATCATCGCTCACGACCGGACCGCGTCTGGAATCGCATCCCGGACGATGTCCGCCGCCAGATCATTGACCTGGCACTGGAGCTTCCCGAACTCTCGCCGCGGGAGCTGGCCGTGCGGTTCACCGACGAGAGAAAGTACTTTGTCTCGGAGGCTTCGGTCTATCGGCTGTTGAAGGCCCATGACCTCATCACCAGCCCGGCCTATGTGGTGATCAAGGCGGCGAACGAGTTCAAGGACAAGACCACCGCGATCAACCAGCTCTGGCAGACCGACTTCACCTACCTCAAGATCACCGGCTGGGGTTGGTACTATCTCTCGACGGTGCTCGACGACTTCTCGCGCTACATCGTGGCGTGGAGGCTTGGTCCCACCATGTGCGCTTCCGACGTCACCGCCACGCTCGATCAGGCGCTGGCGGCATCGGGCCTTGATCACATCACCGTTGCGCACCGGCCGAGGCTGCTCAGCGACAATGGCGCGTCTTATGTTGCAGGCGATCTGGCCAATTGGCTCGAAAGCAAGGGCATGCAGCACGTGCGGGGCGCACCGTATCACCCGCAAACCCAGGGCAAGATCGAGCGCTGGCACCAGACCCTGAAGAACCGCATTCTGCTCGAAAACTATTATCTACCAGGCGATCTCGAACGACAGATCGGCGCCTTCGTCGAGCACTACAATCAAGTTCGCTATCATGAGAGCATCGAAAACGTCACACCAGCCGACGTCTACTTCGGCCGAGCGGAGACCATCCTCGCAGAACGCAGACGCATCAAGCTTGCTACCATCGCAACCCGTCGCTTGCAGCATCGGCTGCAGGCAGCTTAA
- a CDS encoding bifunctional UDP-sugar hydrolase/5'-nucleotidase: MWHGDVAAYPTMGGYARIASILKSVRAECGGSALALDNGDTFHGTYPAVSSKGEALIPLVNALGFDAMTAHWEFAWGPPHFRALSAKLNHPMLAINCYDKESGELYFPASVVLERGGLRVGIIGVAATIIDKSMPPHFSEGVRFTSGCEELPGEISRLRNEGTDLIVVLSHLGFPQDVHVAHAVDGIDVIVSGHTHNRLEHPAHIGNTLIIQSGCHGSFVGRLDLSIADGKVADWQHRLIPVDESIAGDVEMSALVEGVMKPHREMLNEFVGQTAVGLHRDTNLYAPMDDLLLAAIATAGDTDIAFSNGWRYGAPIPPGSITMNDLWNIIPTNPPVSTVDLTGTEIREMMEENLERTFSANPFGQMGGYLKRFRGLTIYGKLENPPGQRIEHIFRRGVPVLAGETYKAAFVTAQGVPKKFGRKRRDLPVRAIQALRDYLKENEAGTNDGLGRFVAG; this comes from the coding sequence GTGTGGCATGGCGATGTCGCGGCTTATCCCACAATGGGAGGTTACGCGCGTATCGCCTCGATTTTGAAGAGCGTTCGGGCTGAGTGCGGCGGATCGGCTCTTGCGTTGGACAACGGTGATACGTTTCACGGGACGTACCCTGCGGTCAGCAGCAAAGGAGAAGCGCTCATTCCGCTGGTCAATGCGTTGGGGTTTGATGCCATGACCGCGCATTGGGAGTTTGCATGGGGACCGCCGCATTTTCGTGCTCTGTCTGCGAAGCTGAATCATCCGATGCTCGCGATCAATTGTTACGACAAAGAATCCGGTGAACTTTACTTTCCGGCATCGGTTGTATTGGAACGCGGCGGCCTGCGCGTCGGCATTATCGGCGTCGCGGCGACCATCATCGATAAGAGTATGCCGCCGCATTTTAGCGAGGGGGTGCGCTTTACATCTGGTTGCGAGGAATTGCCCGGAGAGATTAGCCGCTTGCGAAACGAGGGGACGGACCTGATCGTTGTGCTTTCCCATCTTGGATTTCCACAGGATGTCCATGTTGCTCACGCGGTAGACGGAATTGATGTCATCGTCAGCGGGCATACCCACAACCGGCTCGAGCACCCGGCGCATATCGGCAATACGCTTATAATTCAATCCGGATGCCACGGATCCTTCGTTGGCCGGCTTGACCTGAGCATCGCGGACGGAAAAGTTGCTGATTGGCAGCATCGACTGATCCCGGTTGATGAGTCAATCGCCGGCGATGTGGAGATGAGCGCGCTTGTCGAAGGCGTGATGAAGCCGCATCGAGAGATGTTGAACGAGTTCGTCGGGCAGACTGCCGTCGGCCTTCATCGTGACACCAATCTGTATGCACCGATGGACGATCTTCTGCTCGCGGCGATCGCGACCGCCGGCGATACGGATATCGCCTTTTCGAACGGCTGGCGTTACGGCGCGCCTATACCGCCGGGTTCCATTACGATGAATGATTTGTGGAATATCATCCCCACTAATCCACCGGTGTCGACAGTTGACCTGACGGGTACCGAGATTAGGGAAATGATGGAGGAAAATCTCGAGCGAACATTTTCGGCCAATCCGTTCGGGCAGATGGGCGGCTATCTCAAGCGATTCCGTGGACTGACCATTTACGGCAAGCTGGAGAATCCTCCAGGCCAGCGCATTGAGCATATCTTCAGGCGAGGCGTGCCTGTCCTGGCTGGCGAGACCTATAAGGCGGCGTTTGTAACGGCACAGGGCGTACCGAAGAAATTCGGGCGCAAGCGCAGGGATCTTCCCGTTCGGGCGATCCAGGCTCTTCGCGATTACTTAAAAGAAAACGAGGCTGGCACAAACGACGGTCTCGGGCGTTTCGTAGCGGGGTAG
- a CDS encoding cytochrome c: METGLPVRARAADNGRDIALNGNGRGAHACSSCHGTEGEGRPQAGYPRLAALSSNYIERQLKDFADKSRDNDLMHPIAKSLSPSEIQTVAGYYASLTAPKAEEPKPLNDGDIALGKALADNGNWSSGLPACGQCHGPSGQGVGKSFPRLAGQGYSYLLNQLKAWKSGNRSNDPLNLMTGVVSKLDDKQMNAVAAYFASLPTTPQPGGKP; the protein is encoded by the coding sequence GTGGAGACCGGTCTTCCAGTACGCGCTCGCGCAGCCGACAATGGCCGAGACATCGCGCTAAATGGCAACGGTCGGGGTGCACACGCATGCTCCTCTTGTCATGGTACGGAGGGCGAAGGGCGTCCGCAGGCTGGATATCCCCGTTTGGCGGCCTTAAGCTCAAACTATATAGAGCGACAACTTAAGGATTTCGCGGACAAGTCCAGAGACAACGACTTGATGCACCCCATTGCGAAGTCTCTTTCGCCGAGCGAGATACAAACCGTGGCAGGATATTACGCCTCGTTGACCGCGCCGAAGGCGGAAGAGCCAAAGCCACTTAATGATGGCGACATCGCTTTGGGTAAGGCGCTTGCCGATAACGGAAACTGGTCGTCGGGCTTGCCTGCTTGTGGACAATGCCATGGTCCCTCGGGACAGGGTGTTGGCAAATCGTTTCCCAGGCTGGCGGGTCAGGGCTACTCCTACCTTCTCAATCAGTTGAAGGCGTGGAAGAGTGGCAACCGCAGCAACGATCCCCTCAATCTTATGACCGGCGTCGTTAGCAAGCTCGACGACAAGCAAATGAACGCTGTTGCGGCGTATTTCGCGAGCTTGCCAACCACCCCTCAGCCAGGCGGCAAGCCATGA
- a CDS encoding c-type cytochrome, whose protein sequence is MMGQRPNFSTWAVGLLFMGMAAFLGYSIPRQQNAPMSKSGPIPQSMPAPTKESDIKIAFQPPSEDKIPDNEFGKMVRLGADIFHNTQDNAKEFVGNSLQCANCHIDKGRLANSAPLWAAYVAFPTYRAKNGHVNTFQERMQGCFRFSMNGKAPELNSKVLVALESYAHFLATGAPTGADMPGRGYPKLAKPAKLDYAHGQEVYEQKCALCHGADGQGQQAADGTTVFPPLWGPRSFNWGAGMSSITNAAGFIKANMPFSQGNTLSDQEAWDVASYLDSQERPQDPRFKDSVAATRKAHHDSPMDMYGQTVNGILLGRNSPPSGPQPR, encoded by the coding sequence ATGATGGGACAGAGGCCTAATTTTAGCACCTGGGCTGTTGGGTTGCTGTTTATGGGCATGGCGGCGTTCCTTGGGTACAGCATTCCCCGGCAGCAAAACGCGCCAATGTCCAAATCTGGCCCGATTCCTCAGTCCATGCCTGCGCCGACAAAAGAAAGCGATATCAAGATCGCTTTCCAGCCGCCCTCGGAGGATAAAATCCCGGACAATGAGTTCGGCAAGATGGTCAGGCTCGGTGCCGACATTTTTCATAATACGCAGGACAATGCGAAAGAGTTCGTCGGTAATTCCTTGCAGTGTGCGAACTGTCATATCGACAAAGGTCGCCTTGCGAATTCGGCCCCCCTGTGGGCAGCCTACGTTGCTTTTCCCACCTATCGCGCCAAAAACGGCCATGTGAACACCTTCCAAGAGCGTATGCAGGGGTGTTTCCGCTTTAGCATGAACGGCAAGGCTCCCGAGTTAAATAGCAAGGTTCTCGTTGCGCTGGAAAGTTACGCGCACTTCCTTGCTACCGGGGCGCCGACCGGCGCTGACATGCCGGGTCGGGGCTATCCCAAATTGGCCAAGCCTGCGAAGCTCGATTATGCGCATGGCCAGGAAGTCTACGAGCAGAAATGCGCCCTTTGCCACGGTGCTGACGGTCAGGGGCAACAGGCCGCCGACGGCACAACGGTATTTCCCCCGCTTTGGGGGCCGCGCTCTTTCAACTGGGGCGCGGGCATGAGTTCGATTACGAATGCCGCCGGATTCATCAAAGCCAACATGCCGTTCAGTCAAGGCAATACGCTTTCCGACCAAGAAGCTTGGGACGTCGCCAGCTATCTCGATAGCCAAGAGCGACCGCAGGATCCGCGCTTCAAGGATTCCGTTGCGGCAACACGCAAGGCGCATCACGATTCACCGATGGATATGTACGGCCAAACCGTGAATGGCATTCTTCTAGGACGAAACTCGCCGCCATCGGGCCCTCAGCCTCGTTGA